TATTGCACACTTCGCTTAATACATTTTCATCGCGTGCAAGCAGCGTAATACTGCATTCGTGTTGTGCCAGGGCAATGGCAGCAGCCTTACCTATACCTTGTGTGCTCCCGCATACAAGTGCTCTTCGGTTTTGAAAATCTAAATTCATTGTAAAAAAATTGTACGTAAATAAACTCAAAAAAAACGGTGAGCGGAAATTGTATTACTTTTATTGCCAGTATAAAAATAAACAAGCATGCAGCACAACGATAGCATTAATTCATCTAAAGCACCTGAACCTGTTGGGTTATACCCACATGCTCGCAAGGTTGGTAACCTTTTATTTCTAAGCGGTGTAGGCCCGCGCGAACGAGGCACAAAAAAAATTCCGGGAGTAGAACTTAGTGACGATGGAAAAATAATTTCATACGACATTGCTTTGCAATGTCATTCGGTATTTGCCAATGTAAAAGCCATACTGGAAGATGCCGGCAGCCGTTGGGAAAATATTGTGGATGTAACTGTTTACCTCACCAACATGAAAGATGATTTTACTATCTACAATAAACTATGGGCAGAATATTTTGCAACCAATCCACCGTGCCGCACTACACTCGAAATTAATTGCCTACCAACACCCATAGGTATTGAGTTAAAAGTGATTGCAACCATATGAGCCAAACCCTGCTAGATAAATACGTGTTTGGGTTTTACAACATCTTACTTCCCAACCGGTGTTGTATGTGTATCAACAATTTATTCAGCATGGAATATTTGGTTTGCAACCGCTGCATCAATCAGTTACCAATTACCGAGTTTGATTCGGTTTCGGATAATCCTGTAATTAAACACTTATGGGGCAAGTGCAAAGTAGATGCAGCAACCTCCTATTTGCTTTTTGCAAAAGGCTCCGGAATTCAGGAGGCGATACATGAATTAAAATATCGCGGTAACCGCAACATCGGAATATTGCTTGGCGAATGGATGGGAAGATTTTTACTTACTAAGAAAATTTACACACAAGCTGATTATATTATTCCGGTGCCACTGCATCGCTCTCGCTTGCTGCAACGTGGTTATAATCAAAGCACCATGTTGGCAATTGGGTTGAATCGCAGCATGCATATACCTTACGATGAGCATATACTTACACGTGATACTGCCACAACTACACAAACACGAAAGCACCGCTATGAGCGTTACGAAAATATGAAAGAAGTATTTATGCTCAGGCAGGATGAAGCATTGCATGGAAAAACTTTTCTATTAATAGATGATGTAATTACAACCGGTAGCACCCTGGCTGCATGCATCGAAGTATTAAACAACATACCTGATAGCAAGGTGCTTGTGGCAACACTTGCCTATGTTGTTTAAATATATATTCAACCGCTTGAATCGCAGTTCAAAATTGATTTTCGTTTTGTAAACGGTAGATTCTCCATTTAAAAATTTGCAGCTACCGATTAATTAAATTCACTCCAAAGTGTTGCAAGTGCATATTACGTTTGCACTGTTCATTTAAAAAATTCCTAACTAAACTTTAAAAAATTATTAAAATGAGAAAACACAATTCTTTCAATTCACGCTTGGAATGGCCATTATGGCGAGTTTCAGCGTACAGGCACAAACCTGGAACCTGGCAGGTAACGCAGGCATTAATCCTGCAAATGATTTCATTGGTACTACGGATGCCAAAGCTTTACGTTTACGCACCAACAACTTAGTACGTGTTAATATTGCTCCATCTGGTAATGTTGGTATTGGCACACAAACCCCTGCCGATAGATTACATGTAAGCAATGGACACCTGCGTGTCGAAAGCAGCATTGCCAACGACAGTTCAATTCTTGTATTGAATCAAGCAACGAGCAATTGCAATATTCAGTACAGAGTTGGCAACATTGGACGTGCATATACTGGCTACGATGTTTCTACAGCAACATTTGTTACTTCTGTAAGCACCACCGGCACACGTCCCGATTTAACTATCAGAGCAAGTAATGGTTACGCAGGTTTAGGCACCTCTAATGCCTTATATCCTCTTCACCTGGTAGGTACTTCGTCAACAGGTTTTCAGTATGATGGCGCAACCGGTGGATATGCCGGTAGTTATATGAATGCTACCGATACAGCCAACGGCAGGCCCTTCTATGGCTATAAAATTGGTAACTCAACTAAAGGATGGACTTACATGGATAAGACAGGAAAATTTAGCATTTACAATGGAGGCGATCGTTTAGTCGTACTAAATAACGGTAATATAGGTATTGGTACTTCAACTCCTGATGCAAGATTGCATGTAGGTGCTGGAACAGATGCTAGCGCAGCTTCGGGTGGTTATTTAGTAACCGGCTTACTTACAAGCGAAAATCTTGTGATGGACAATAATGAAATTATGGCGCGTAATAATGGAGCAACAGCTACGCTTTATTTTAATCATAGTGGTGGTAATATTGCTATGTGTTCAGGTGGTGGACAAGTTACCATTGGAACAGCAACGCCCGCATCAGGTTACTTATTAAGTGTTGATGGAAAAGTAATGGCTGAGGAAATACGTGTTGAGTTGTCTGGCAACTGGCCTGACTATGTATTTGGTAAAGACTATAACTTGCCTTCGATAGAAGAAGTAGAAAAAACCATTTCCGAAAAAGGACACTTGCCTAATATGCCTTCGGCAAAAGAGGTGGAAACAACAGGCGGTTTTCAAGTTGGCGAAATGCAAACCAAACTTCTCGAAAAAGTAGAAGAGCTTACTTTATACATCATTCAGTTAAAGAAAGAAAACGATGTATTGAAATCACGAGTTGATGCAATGAGTAAGTAACCATAGTAATTTAAATTAACCTTTTAATAAAAATTACGATGGAAAAAAATCGAAATAAAATAACAAGACTGTTGATGGCATGGGGATTAAGCATACTTGCATGCAACCTTGCCTTGGGCCAGAACGCCCGACAACAGCGGCTTGAGCAAATTGCCAAGCCAGTAGAAACTAAAGGCTGGTATGATTTCAAAGAAGAAATTGACCTACCTTACCATGAACTGTTCACGATTGAAAAATCAACATTTGGTTTATCGGCACACGATGAAATGCGAATGACAAAAAACAAAACAGATGAAATGGGATTCAATCATTACTACTACCAACAATTTGCTCATGGCATAAAAGTAACCGGAGCAGAAATGATTGTGCATGTAAATCCAACAGGAAAAACACAATCGGCTAATGGTAAAATTGTAGAAGGACTTGCTATGGCTACACCACAACTTACTATTGATGCAGCACGAACGAAAGCAATGGAGCAGGTTTCTTCAACCAATTATGTTTGGTTAAATCCGGAAAGAGAAGCTAAACTTCGCGATAAAACTAAAAACCCATTAGCTACAAATTATCCTGCAGGAGAGTTAGTGTATGCCCGCATAAGAAACACCGATGCATTTAATGCACAAAATTATAAGCTATGTTATGTTTTTGATATTAAAGTGGAAGAGCTAGGCTTGAGTAAGCGCATTTTTATCAATGCATTGGACGGAAGTGTGCATAATGAGATTCCGTTAGATATAGAATGCAATGCCGGTACCGGAACCTCTGCATACAATGGTGCAGTTAGTTTTAATTCCGATTTAGTAAACGGAAGCTACCGCATGGTGGATGATTGTCAGTCCACAGTAATCACTGTTTATAACAGGAACGCAGCAACAACTAATGCAACAGCCACACATTAT
This region of Bacteroidota bacterium genomic DNA includes:
- a CDS encoding RidA family protein; this encodes MQHNDSINSSKAPEPVGLYPHARKVGNLLFLSGVGPRERGTKKIPGVELSDDGKIISYDIALQCHSVFANVKAILEDAGSRWENIVDVTVYLTNMKDDFTIYNKLWAEYFATNPPCRTTLEINCLPTPIGIELKVIATI
- a CDS encoding ComF family protein, producing the protein MEYLVCNRCINQLPITEFDSVSDNPVIKHLWGKCKVDAATSYLLFAKGSGIQEAIHELKYRGNRNIGILLGEWMGRFLLTKKIYTQADYIIPVPLHRSRLLQRGYNQSTMLAIGLNRSMHIPYDEHILTRDTATTTQTRKHRYERYENMKEVFMLRQDEALHGKTFLLIDDVITTGSTLAACIEVLNNIPDSKVLVATLAYVV